A single window of Sphingobium sp. SCG-1 DNA harbors:
- a CDS encoding alpha/beta fold hydrolase, translating to MTNSPTEVTVRMLPGYRGTQLAVHEVGEGRPLLLLHGLFSSAQINWIKFGHAAEIASRGFRVIMPDFRVHGQSAAPHDAADYPGDVLALDIEILIEQLGLSDFDLGGFSLGARTTALLLTRGLRPRRVIMAGMGLEGLGEWGRRRDFFLSVIEDRENIKHGDPRWLSVQFMKTTKVDTEAAVLLLKSFDDFDPAALRDIEIPALVVCGTEDRDNGSPEALVDVLANARLAQVPGTHMSSVTHKELGQAIAGFLAA from the coding sequence GTGACCAATTCCCCGACCGAAGTGACTGTCAGGATGTTGCCGGGCTACCGCGGCACGCAACTGGCGGTGCATGAAGTCGGGGAGGGCCGTCCACTGCTGCTACTGCATGGCCTGTTTTCCAGCGCGCAGATCAATTGGATCAAGTTTGGCCATGCCGCTGAGATAGCAAGCCGCGGCTTCCGCGTGATCATGCCCGATTTCCGCGTTCATGGCCAAAGTGCTGCGCCTCATGACGCTGCGGATTATCCTGGAGACGTACTGGCGCTGGATATTGAGATACTTATCGAGCAGCTCGGTCTCTCCGATTTCGATCTCGGCGGTTTCTCGCTAGGCGCGCGTACAACGGCTCTGCTCCTGACACGCGGACTGCGACCTCGCCGCGTCATCATGGCCGGCATGGGGCTTGAGGGGCTGGGCGAATGGGGTCGGCGGCGTGACTTCTTCCTGTCCGTCATCGAAGATCGCGAGAATATCAAGCATGGCGACCCGCGCTGGCTGTCCGTCCAGTTCATGAAGACGACGAAAGTGGACACCGAGGCGGCGGTCTTACTGCTGAAAAGCTTTGACGATTTCGATCCTGCGGCCCTGCGCGACATCGAAATCCCTGCGCTGGTGGTGTGTGGAACCGAGGACCGCGACAATGGCTCGCCCGAAGCGCTGGTGGATGTGTTGGCGAACGCAAGGCTGGCCCAAGTGCCCGGCACGCACATGAGCAGCGTCACGCACAAAGAACTGGGCCAAGCGATAGCGGGCTTCCTTGCCGCTTGA
- a CDS encoding XrtA/PEP-CTERM system-associated ATPase: MYDQFYGLTGRPFQLTPDPHFYFESATHRKALSYLGYGLAQGEGFIVITGDIGAGKTTLVGHVMATVDLARLTAAKIVSTQVGGDDILRLAAQSFGLAADNVPKAQLLQRIEAFLHAQARAGKRTLLIVDEAQNLAISAVEELRMLSNFQLGGQALLQIFLLGQPEFRDLLKSPELEQLRQRVIATHHLEPMLASEVEPYILHRLGLVGWKGNPKLTPEAFAAIYAASDGVPRRVNVIASRLLLLGAIDQLGILDAEVVAAVLSDMGQEEEEPAPVAYSPLDHASEPMAFAASMPVADPSMAAALQAELDAVRAEMADVKKALAARGAEPDSDEVAEVMVYFDKRLDVIDARSKEQDAALRRVLALLVDWVEREDPATIQRSHAA, encoded by the coding sequence ATGTACGATCAGTTCTATGGATTGACGGGGCGACCGTTCCAGCTGACCCCGGACCCGCATTTCTATTTCGAGAGCGCGACGCACCGGAAGGCGCTGTCGTACCTCGGCTACGGACTGGCGCAGGGTGAAGGCTTCATCGTCATCACCGGAGACATTGGCGCTGGCAAAACGACGCTGGTCGGGCATGTGATGGCGACGGTCGATCTCGCGCGACTGACGGCGGCGAAGATCGTCTCGACACAGGTCGGCGGCGACGATATCCTGCGCCTTGCCGCGCAGAGCTTTGGCCTTGCCGCCGATAATGTGCCCAAGGCGCAGTTGCTTCAGCGGATCGAGGCGTTCCTCCATGCACAGGCGCGCGCCGGCAAGCGCACACTGCTGATCGTGGACGAGGCGCAAAACCTTGCGATTTCCGCAGTCGAAGAACTGCGGATGCTGAGCAACTTCCAGCTTGGCGGGCAGGCGCTGCTCCAGATTTTCCTGCTCGGCCAGCCCGAGTTTCGCGATCTTCTGAAGTCGCCCGAACTGGAACAATTGCGCCAGCGCGTGATTGCGACGCATCACCTCGAACCGATGCTCGCGAGCGAAGTCGAACCCTATATCCTCCATCGCCTCGGCCTCGTCGGCTGGAAGGGCAATCCGAAATTGACGCCCGAAGCCTTCGCCGCGATCTATGCCGCGAGCGATGGCGTGCCCCGCCGCGTCAATGTGATCGCCAGCCGACTGCTGCTGCTCGGCGCGATCGATCAGCTTGGCATATTGGATGCCGAAGTCGTCGCAGCCGTCCTGTCCGACATGGGGCAGGAAGAGGAAGAGCCTGCGCCTGTGGCTTATTCCCCGCTCGATCATGCGTCCGAACCTATGGCTTTTGCCGCCTCAATGCCGGTCGCCGATCCGTCGATGGCCGCCGCTTTGCAGGCCGAACTCGACGCCGTCCGTGCCGAGATGGCTGACGTCAAGAAGGCGCTTGCCGCGCGCGGTGCAGAGCCAGATAGCGATGAAGTCGCCGAGGTCATGGTGTATTTCGACAAGCGCCTTGACGTCATCGATGCGCGGTCGAAAGAACAGGACGCCGCGTTGCGCCGCGTTCTTGCGCTGCTGGTGGATTGGGTGGAACGCGAAGATCCCGCTACGATACAGCGGAGCCATGCCGCCTGA
- a CDS encoding aspartate-semialdehyde dehydrogenase codes for MGYRVVVVGATGNVGREMLNILAEREFPADEIAVLASSRSTGTTIEYGDTGKMLKVKNVEHFDFTGWHIALFSAGSEPTKIYAPKAAAAGCIVIDNSSLYRMDPDVPLIVPEVNPEAIDGYTKKNIIANPNCSTAQMVVALKPLHDAAKITRVVVSTYQSVSGAGKEGMDELFEQSRNIFVGDPAEPKKFTKQIAFNVIPHIDSFLDDGFTKEEWKMVVETKKILDPKIKVVATCVRVPVFVGHSEAINIEFEDEISAKKAQSILREAPGIMLIDKREDAGYITPVECVGDYATFISRVREDPTVENGLVLWCVSDNLRKGAALNAVQIAELLGRRHLKKG; via the coding sequence ATGGGTTATCGTGTCGTCGTCGTCGGAGCCACCGGAAATGTGGGCCGCGAAATGCTGAACATTCTGGCCGAGCGGGAATTTCCGGCGGATGAGATAGCGGTTCTGGCATCCTCGCGCTCGACCGGCACCACGATTGAATATGGCGACACCGGCAAGATGCTGAAGGTGAAGAATGTCGAGCATTTCGACTTCACCGGATGGCACATCGCGCTGTTCTCGGCAGGTTCCGAACCCACCAAGATCTACGCGCCAAAGGCGGCTGCGGCTGGCTGCATCGTAATCGACAACAGTTCGCTGTACCGGATGGACCCGGACGTGCCGTTGATCGTGCCCGAAGTGAATCCGGAAGCCATCGACGGCTATACGAAGAAGAACATCATCGCGAACCCGAACTGCTCCACGGCGCAGATGGTGGTGGCATTGAAGCCGCTGCACGATGCGGCGAAGATCACGCGCGTCGTCGTATCCACCTATCAGTCCGTGTCCGGCGCGGGCAAGGAAGGCATGGACGAGTTGTTCGAGCAATCGCGCAACATCTTCGTCGGCGATCCGGCCGAGCCCAAGAAGTTCACCAAGCAGATCGCCTTCAACGTGATCCCGCACATCGACAGCTTCCTGGACGACGGTTTCACCAAGGAAGAGTGGAAGATGGTCGTGGAGACCAAGAAGATCCTCGACCCGAAGATCAAGGTCGTCGCCACTTGCGTGCGCGTTCCCGTGTTCGTCGGCCACAGCGAAGCGATCAATATCGAATTCGAGGACGAAATATCGGCCAAGAAGGCGCAGTCGATCCTGCGCGAAGCCCCTGGCATCATGCTGATCGACAAGCGCGAGGACGCGGGATACATCACGCCCGTTGAATGCGTGGGCGACTATGCGACCTTCATCAGCCGCGTCCGCGAAGACCCGACGGTCGAAAACGGCCTGGTTCTATGGTGCGTTTCGGACAATCTGCGCAAGGGTGCAGCGTTGAACGCCGTGCAGATCGCGGAATTGCTCGGTCGCCGCCACTTGAAAAAGGGCTGA
- a CDS encoding TIGR03087 family PEP-CTERM/XrtA system glycosyltransferase, translating into MTASPCGAGEAGEILFLCHRIPFPPDRGDKIRSYHMLQRLAEIAPVHVGCFADDDRDLSFAPALQDIACTQTVLRRERSRLSGGLRGLVQGQPLLVSLFDHPDMHAWVKRTLAERPIRAILAYSVQMAHFVPVLPSDIRFVMDFVDFDSAKYAAYGREQSGPMAWVNRREGRKLLAFESAVANRADVSTFVSEAEAALFRNATGAGEVRVRALENGVALDYFDPAAAFPRLRPEERGEEPLIVFTGQMDYRPNIEAVESFARESMPAIRSIRPETRFAIVGRAPSKSVQALANLPGVLVTGGVADVRGWLAAADVVVAPLRIARGIQNKVLEAMAMGRPVVASAEAAEGIDAGDGAHLLVARIPAQEAGMVLSLLGDPYQAAALGRAARQRMVDRYDWDHTLAVLPDLVMGGAT; encoded by the coding sequence ATGACAGCGTCGCCCTGCGGGGCGGGGGAGGCAGGAGAAATCCTGTTCCTGTGCCACCGCATCCCGTTTCCGCCGGACCGGGGCGACAAAATCCGGTCCTATCACATGCTGCAAAGGTTGGCGGAGATCGCGCCGGTGCATGTCGGCTGCTTTGCCGATGACGATCGCGACCTGTCATTTGCCCCCGCGCTTCAGGATATTGCCTGTACGCAAACCGTTCTGCGCCGCGAGAGATCGCGGCTTTCTGGTGGCCTGCGCGGCCTGGTGCAAGGGCAGCCGCTGCTCGTATCTCTGTTCGATCATCCCGATATGCACGCCTGGGTGAAGCGCACGCTCGCGGAGCGACCCATTCGCGCGATCCTCGCCTACTCGGTGCAGATGGCGCATTTCGTGCCGGTCTTGCCGAGCGACATACGGTTCGTGATGGATTTCGTGGACTTCGACTCCGCCAAATATGCCGCTTACGGCAGGGAGCAGTCCGGGCCGATGGCGTGGGTCAATCGCCGCGAGGGCCGCAAACTGCTGGCCTTCGAAAGCGCTGTCGCGAACCGCGCGGATGTCAGCACCTTCGTCAGCGAAGCCGAAGCCGCCCTTTTCCGCAACGCTACCGGCGCGGGCGAGGTGCGCGTCCGGGCGCTGGAGAACGGCGTGGCGCTCGACTATTTCGATCCCGCCGCTGCCTTTCCCCGCCTCCGCCCGGAGGAACGCGGCGAAGAACCGTTGATCGTCTTCACCGGGCAAATGGATTACCGCCCCAATATCGAGGCGGTGGAAAGCTTCGCCCGCGAAAGCATGCCGGCCATAAGAAGTATCAGGCCCGAGACGCGTTTCGCTATAGTCGGTCGTGCCCCGTCGAAGAGCGTTCAGGCACTTGCCAACCTGCCCGGCGTACTTGTCACAGGAGGCGTTGCGGACGTGCGCGGCTGGCTGGCGGCGGCGGATGTGGTTGTTGCTCCTCTACGGATCGCGCGCGGCATTCAAAACAAGGTGCTCGAAGCCATGGCGATGGGTCGTCCCGTCGTCGCCTCAGCCGAGGCGGCCGAAGGGATCGACGCCGGGGATGGCGCGCATCTCCTCGTCGCACGCATTCCGGCGCAGGAGGCGGGCATGGTCCTGTCATTGCTGGGCGATCCTTATCAGGCGGCGGCGCTCGGCCGGGCTGCGCGTCAGCGGATGGTCGACCGCTATGATTGGGATCACACGCTGGCGGTCTTGCCCGATCTGGTCATGGGCGGAGCGACATGA
- a CDS encoding XrtA/PEP-CTERM system amidotransferase: MCGIAGIFHLETAKPVDPARVRQITDAIAHRGPDGAGVWTAPGVGLGHRRLSIIDLGGGAQPMLTPDESLAVTFNGEIYNFAEVRRELEAKGHRFRTDSDTEVILHGYRQWGEDCVHRFDGMFAFALLDRNTNALWLVRDRLGVKPLHYAQVSDGSIIFASELKGLLVHPLLRREPDVTAIEDYMAYGYVPDDACLVAGVKKLGAGETLRLVRGQPLAKPQRYWDISFADRSSAAPEALEEELVFLMRSAVRSRMVADVPLGAFLSGGVDSSSVVALMAEASGQAVKTCTIGFDVAALDETAYADRVARRFATDHRTRIVSSEDYGLIDTLAHHFDEPFADTSALPTYRVCELARENVTVALSGDGADEAFAGYRRHRFQYQGERIRSLIPDAVRKPLFGTLGRFYPKADWAPQAFRAKSTFLELAQDGDEAYAASVGVTSRAMRQRLYTPAMTSALAGHRAEDRYLNAMRDAPAREPLDRAQYADMKIWLPGDILTKTDRMSMAVGLEAREPLLDHRLMEFAGRLPVNQRIRGNSGKYLMKKAMEAYLPQDILYRSKMGFVTPISSWFKGPLAGEASAVAGGSAIARTDLFDLKAMGKAAADHRSGLADNGRLLWQLLMLDKALTRLFSL, from the coding sequence ATGTGCGGGATAGCGGGCATCTTCCATCTTGAAACGGCCAAGCCGGTGGACCCGGCACGCGTCCGCCAGATAACGGACGCCATCGCGCATCGCGGCCCTGACGGAGCGGGGGTGTGGACGGCACCCGGGGTGGGGCTCGGCCATCGCCGCCTCTCGATCATCGACCTTGGCGGCGGCGCGCAGCCGATGCTGACGCCTGACGAGAGCCTGGCCGTCACCTTCAACGGCGAGATCTACAATTTTGCCGAAGTCCGCCGCGAACTGGAAGCCAAGGGCCATCGCTTCCGTACCGACAGCGATACCGAAGTCATTCTCCACGGCTATCGCCAGTGGGGTGAGGATTGCGTGCATCGCTTCGACGGAATGTTCGCCTTTGCATTGCTCGACCGGAACACCAATGCGCTGTGGCTCGTCCGCGACCGGCTTGGCGTCAAGCCGCTGCATTATGCGCAGGTGTCGGACGGGAGCATCATCTTTGCGTCGGAATTGAAAGGGTTGCTGGTTCATCCTCTGCTCCGACGTGAACCTGATGTGACGGCTATCGAGGATTACATGGCCTATGGCTATGTTCCCGACGATGCCTGCCTTGTCGCCGGCGTCAAGAAGCTGGGAGCGGGTGAAACGCTTAGGCTGGTGCGCGGCCAGCCGCTTGCGAAGCCGCAGCGTTACTGGGACATCAGCTTCGCGGATCGTAGTAGCGCTGCCCCGGAAGCACTTGAAGAAGAACTGGTTTTCCTGATGCGCAGCGCTGTACGCTCGCGTATGGTGGCCGACGTGCCGCTCGGCGCCTTCCTTTCCGGCGGCGTGGACAGCAGCAGCGTCGTCGCGCTGATGGCGGAGGCAAGCGGGCAGGCTGTGAAGACCTGCACGATAGGGTTCGATGTCGCGGCGCTCGACGAGACCGCCTATGCCGACCGGGTCGCGCGCCGCTTTGCCACCGATCACCGCACGCGCATCGTGTCGTCAGAGGATTATGGCCTGATCGACACGCTGGCCCATCATTTCGACGAACCCTTTGCCGATACATCCGCGCTGCCGACCTATCGGGTGTGCGAACTGGCGCGGGAGAATGTGACGGTTGCCTTGTCGGGCGATGGGGCGGACGAAGCGTTCGCCGGATATCGCCGTCACCGCTTCCAGTATCAGGGGGAGCGTATTCGCTCGCTGATCCCCGATGCTGTCCGCAAGCCGCTGTTCGGAACGCTTGGCCGCTTCTACCCCAAGGCCGACTGGGCACCGCAGGCATTCCGGGCGAAATCCACCTTCCTCGAACTCGCCCAAGATGGCGATGAAGCTTACGCGGCATCGGTCGGCGTGACCTCACGCGCTATGCGGCAGCGGCTATATACGCCCGCCATGACGTCGGCGCTTGCCGGGCATCGGGCGGAGGATCGCTACCTAAATGCGATGCGCGACGCGCCTGCGCGCGAACCGCTGGATCGCGCGCAATATGCCGACATGAAGATCTGGCTCCCCGGCGACATTCTTACCAAGACGGATCGGATGAGCATGGCAGTCGGTCTTGAGGCGCGCGAACCGCTGCTCGATCATCGGCTGATGGAGTTCGCCGGGCGCTTGCCGGTCAATCAGAGGATACGCGGCAATAGCGGCAAATATCTGATGAAGAAGGCCATGGAAGCCTATCTGCCGCAGGATATTCTCTATCGCTCCAAAATGGGGTTCGTTACGCCGATTTCCAGTTGGTTCAAGGGGCCGTTGGCGGGCGAGGCGAGCGCGGTGGCCGGCGGCTCTGCGATAGCAAGGACCGATCTTTTCGACCTGAAGGCGATGGGAAAAGCAGCCGCCGATCATCGCTCAGGACTGGCCGACAACGGCCGATTACTGTGGCAATTGCTGATGTTGGACAAGGCTTTGACCCGGCTGTTCAGCCTGTAG
- the xrtA gene encoding exosortase A has protein sequence MSAAAAVMPSRDFTGWRAHLIALSVVAGGILLLFAHDAFDMVRIWWTASTFQHCLFVPFLIGWLVQQRVPGLRQLSPQAWTPGLLWLGLGGFAWLLGDAAGVALFRHGGLVVMLQGAVLAILGPRVSRALMFPLFYALFMVPFGEEIVPSLQFVTAHISMILLGIVGVPAHMDGVFITTPTGYFEVAEACSGAKFLIAMAAYGALVGNVCFRRWSRRILFVGGALILSVLANGVRAFATILVAHLTTVDAAVGFDHVVFGWVFFGIMMTIVMLVAWPFFDRKPGDPWFDPANLQGSDSSNAVTWIAPMAIAVAALAPALSSVMASRTAAVPASLSLPNVPGWSRSPAPQSYPWTPNFSSADSFAMGRYADAQGHAVDLAIAVYARQQEGRELVGFGQGAVGPDSKWAWTEPAAARDDGLGQRITAPGPVVRDVITFYSVGGIVTGSAGKVKLETLKARLFGKDPRAVAILVSAEDREGHSAQAAMTAFLRSLGPVKELADVSAGIR, from the coding sequence ATGAGCGCCGCCGCTGCCGTCATGCCGTCGCGGGATTTCACAGGATGGCGCGCGCATCTCATTGCGTTGTCGGTGGTCGCAGGCGGCATCCTGCTGCTGTTCGCGCATGATGCGTTCGACATGGTCCGGATCTGGTGGACCGCTTCGACATTCCAGCATTGCCTGTTCGTGCCGTTCCTGATCGGATGGCTCGTCCAGCAGCGTGTGCCGGGCCTGCGCCAACTGTCGCCGCAGGCATGGACGCCCGGTTTATTGTGGCTGGGCTTGGGGGGCTTTGCGTGGTTGCTTGGCGATGCTGCTGGCGTAGCGCTGTTCCGGCACGGCGGGCTGGTCGTCATGTTGCAGGGTGCGGTCCTGGCGATCCTCGGCCCTCGCGTGTCGCGCGCGCTGATGTTCCCATTATTCTACGCCCTCTTCATGGTGCCCTTTGGTGAAGAGATCGTGCCATCCTTACAGTTTGTTACGGCACATATCTCGATGATCCTATTAGGGATCGTCGGTGTCCCCGCACACATGGACGGCGTATTCATCACCACGCCCACCGGCTATTTCGAAGTCGCCGAAGCTTGCTCCGGCGCGAAGTTTCTGATCGCGATGGCGGCTTATGGCGCGCTGGTGGGGAATGTCTGCTTCCGTCGCTGGTCGCGTCGCATCCTGTTCGTCGGCGGTGCGTTGATCCTGTCGGTACTGGCCAATGGCGTCCGAGCCTTTGCGACGATCCTTGTCGCGCATTTGACGACCGTGGATGCGGCGGTCGGCTTCGACCATGTCGTGTTCGGTTGGGTGTTTTTCGGGATCATGATGACGATCGTGATGCTGGTCGCCTGGCCGTTCTTCGACCGGAAGCCCGGTGATCCGTGGTTCGACCCCGCGAACCTGCAAGGATCGGACTCGAGCAACGCCGTGACATGGATCGCGCCGATGGCCATTGCGGTCGCGGCTTTGGCCCCGGCATTGTCGAGCGTCATGGCGTCACGCACCGCCGCAGTGCCTGCATCCCTTAGCCTGCCGAACGTGCCGGGATGGAGCCGCTCTCCCGCGCCGCAATCCTATCCATGGACGCCGAACTTCTCCAGTGCTGACAGTTTTGCCATGGGTCGCTACGCCGATGCGCAGGGGCATGCTGTCGACCTCGCCATCGCCGTTTACGCCCGGCAACAGGAGGGGCGCGAACTGGTGGGCTTTGGGCAGGGCGCTGTTGGCCCCGACAGCAAATGGGCATGGACCGAGCCTGCCGCCGCACGAGACGACGGCTTGGGACAACGGATCACCGCTCCCGGTCCCGTCGTTCGCGATGTCATCACTTTCTACAGCGTAGGCGGCATCGTCACCGGCAGCGCGGGCAAGGTGAAGCTGGAAACCCTCAAAGCTCGCCTGTTCGGGAAGGACCCACGTGCCGTCGCGATCCTCGTCTCCGCCGAAGACCGCGAAGGGCACTCCGCCCAGGCCGCCATGACGGCGTTCCTGCGCAGTTTGGGCCCGGTGAAGGAATTGGCTGACGTCAGTGCAGGCATCCGCTAG
- a CDS encoding FemAB family XrtA/PEP-CTERM system-associated protein: protein MTMATHPADWQTTDKIVVEEAALDNAAVIAEIDAWVLAHPESTPFHRPAWVQAVARGTGQTAMILVARSATGTITGLLPLTLVRSRLFGKALVSVGFSVDGGILADDPAVADALALACWAQAERHGCPTAELRGGVLPGTGWALREGAYLNFSRALASDDATQLAQIPRKHRAEVRKGLDKSLTFEVGDTPRLRAIHYRLYAESVHRLGTPVFPKRLFDEVLDRLGQDADICLVSQDGTPLSSILSLYHNGVCMPYWQGASGAARAMRSNEVAYFQLMSHARARGCHSFDFGRSKVGTGPAAWKKSWGWEGTPLSYAVRSAEGQEARDINPLSPQYQRKVELWKKLPLPIANLIGPYIARGLG from the coding sequence ATGACGATGGCGACACATCCTGCCGACTGGCAAACGACCGACAAGATCGTGGTGGAAGAGGCGGCGCTGGATAACGCCGCTGTTATCGCGGAGATCGATGCATGGGTGCTGGCGCATCCCGAATCGACGCCATTCCACCGCCCCGCATGGGTTCAGGCCGTCGCGCGCGGCACCGGACAGACTGCGATGATCCTGGTGGCCCGCTCTGCGACTGGAACCATCACGGGCCTCTTGCCGCTCACCCTGGTCCGCTCGCGCCTGTTCGGGAAAGCGCTGGTCTCTGTCGGCTTCTCGGTCGATGGCGGGATATTGGCGGATGACCCGGCGGTGGCGGACGCCCTTGCGTTAGCTTGCTGGGCACAAGCCGAGCGGCATGGATGCCCAACGGCGGAACTTCGCGGAGGGGTGCTACCCGGTACAGGCTGGGCATTACGCGAAGGCGCCTATCTCAATTTCTCGCGGGCGCTCGCCAGCGACGACGCGACACAGTTGGCCCAAATCCCGCGCAAGCATCGCGCCGAAGTCCGAAAAGGGCTGGACAAGAGTCTGACCTTCGAAGTCGGCGACACGCCCCGCCTGCGCGCCATCCACTATCGCCTGTACGCGGAGAGCGTGCATCGCCTCGGCACCCCGGTATTCCCGAAGCGGCTGTTCGACGAAGTGCTGGACCGCCTCGGGCAAGACGCCGACATCTGCCTTGTCTCGCAGGACGGAACGCCGCTTTCGTCCATCCTCTCGCTCTACCACAACGGCGTGTGCATGCCCTACTGGCAGGGTGCCAGCGGCGCCGCGCGTGCGATGCGCTCGAACGAAGTCGCCTACTTCCAACTGATGAGCCACGCCCGCGCGCGCGGTTGCCATAGCTTCGATTTCGGACGGTCGAAAGTCGGCACCGGTCCCGCCGCGTGGAAGAAAAGCTGGGGTTGGGAAGGCACGCCTTTGTCCTACGCCGTGCGCTCTGCCGAAGGGCAGGAAGCCCGTGATATCAATCCCTTGTCGCCACAATATCAGCGCAAGGTCGAACTCTGGAAGAAACTGCCACTGCCCATCGCCAACCTCATTGGCCCGTACATCGCCAGAGGATTGGGATGA
- a CDS encoding XrtA system polysaccharide deacetylase — MQNALSVDVEDWFQVGAFEKTIDRSDWDGLAHRVERNTDAVLALFADAGVTGTFFTLGWVAERYPALMRRIVDAGHELASHGYDHQRVFTFTPEDWRADLRKSRGLLEDASGAAVAGYRAPSFSIDTRTPWAHRILAEEGYVYSSSVAPVKHDHYGWPDSPRFAWKPLNDSALLELPVTTARFGGRTLAAGGGGFFRLLPYGFSRWAIRQVNGKAHRPAIIYFHPWEIDPDQPRVTDAPLRSKLRHYSNLSAMAPKLRRLAEDFRWGRVDAIAAQEAARLGQQVA, encoded by the coding sequence ATGCAGAACGCCCTTTCGGTGGACGTCGAAGACTGGTTTCAGGTTGGCGCGTTTGAGAAGACGATCGACCGTTCCGACTGGGATGGCCTCGCGCATCGTGTCGAGCGCAATACCGACGCGGTGCTGGCCTTGTTCGCCGATGCGGGCGTGACCGGCACATTCTTCACGCTGGGGTGGGTGGCGGAGCGCTATCCTGCGCTGATGCGGCGGATCGTTGATGCCGGACATGAACTGGCGAGCCATGGTTACGACCATCAGCGGGTTTTCACCTTTACGCCGGAAGACTGGCGCGCGGACCTGCGCAAATCGCGCGGGCTGCTGGAGGATGCGTCCGGCGCCGCGGTCGCCGGCTATCGTGCGCCGAGCTTTTCCATCGATACGCGCACCCCTTGGGCGCATCGCATTCTGGCGGAAGAAGGCTATGTTTATTCAAGCAGCGTCGCGCCGGTGAAGCACGATCATTACGGCTGGCCGGATTCGCCGCGTTTCGCGTGGAAGCCGCTCAACGACAGCGCGCTTTTGGAACTGCCGGTCACGACGGCGCGGTTCGGTGGCCGCACATTGGCGGCTGGCGGCGGAGGGTTCTTCCGGCTGCTGCCCTATGGCTTTTCGCGCTGGGCGATCCGGCAGGTGAATGGCAAGGCGCATAGACCCGCGATCATCTACTTCCATCCGTGGGAGATCGACCCCGATCAGCCCCGCGTGACCGATGCGCCGCTGCGTTCGAAGCTCCGGCACTACAGCAACCTCTCCGCCATGGCGCCCAAGCTGCGGCGGCTCGCGGAAGACTTCCGCTGGGGCCGTGTCGATGCGATCGCAGCGCAAGAGGCGGCTCGGCTCGGGCAACAGGTGGCATGA
- a CDS encoding sensor domain-containing diguanylate cyclase yields MNASLVIMSVLFFSSAIMCFVMALAWKHFGRQRHVLLWSVAYGVAVLRSVVSTGGILLKSPLLLIIATACVILSASLVAFGARQRTGRAVRIGPFLVGGGLALVGAAIAHSYPDLRVLQRAIPSCYAGVMMAVAANAIWPRGRPFRAPELAFFSALVLFTLFLSGLIGIAIGFGAEDAEAGAHLFRTFLAIGLPSIYVATGVTAILLVAGDLATQLRQLVSNDQLTGLLNRRGIDEAGARAIANARRHGRNIAAVICDMDSFKAVNDGHGHIVGDAALRAFSRVLLSAVRQEDICARFGGDEFCVLLLDASEQDAADVMERVRSGIELLAIDRMEPGSISASFGITSLQVGDSSLDDLIARADRALYQSKQGGRNRVTVWRDTGFAPEPALV; encoded by the coding sequence GTGAACGCAAGCCTCGTGATCATGTCGGTGCTGTTCTTCAGCAGCGCGATAATGTGCTTTGTAATGGCGCTCGCGTGGAAACACTTTGGACGCCAACGCCATGTCCTGCTCTGGTCGGTGGCCTATGGCGTGGCGGTCCTGCGGTCGGTGGTGAGCACGGGCGGAATCTTGCTGAAGAGCCCGCTACTCCTGATTATTGCGACAGCATGCGTCATCTTGAGCGCCTCGCTCGTCGCCTTTGGTGCGCGGCAGCGGACGGGAAGGGCGGTCAGAATTGGGCCATTCCTCGTGGGTGGAGGTCTTGCACTTGTCGGTGCCGCCATTGCCCATAGCTACCCGGATCTGCGCGTGCTGCAGCGTGCGATCCCCTCCTGTTATGCGGGCGTGATGATGGCTGTCGCTGCCAATGCTATCTGGCCTCGCGGGCGTCCCTTTCGCGCGCCGGAATTGGCGTTCTTCTCAGCGCTGGTGCTGTTCACGCTGTTTTTGTCTGGCCTGATAGGCATCGCGATAGGGTTTGGCGCCGAGGATGCGGAGGCCGGGGCGCATCTATTTCGCACGTTTCTCGCTATCGGGTTGCCATCAATCTATGTCGCCACGGGCGTCACGGCGATATTGTTGGTAGCTGGCGACCTTGCAACGCAGTTGCGCCAGTTGGTCAGCAACGATCAACTGACCGGGCTCCTCAACCGCCGGGGTATCGACGAGGCGGGCGCACGGGCCATCGCCAATGCGCGACGCCACGGCCGTAACATTGCCGCCGTTATATGCGACATGGACAGCTTCAAAGCCGTGAATGATGGCCATGGCCACATCGTTGGGGACGCGGCGCTCCGGGCGTTCTCCCGTGTTCTGCTGAGTGCGGTGCGGCAGGAGGACATTTGCGCGCGCTTCGGCGGCGACGAGTTCTGTGTGCTACTGTTGGACGCATCGGAACAGGACGCCGCTGACGTCATGGAACGCGTGCGGTCCGGCATCGAACTACTGGCGATCGACCGAATGGAGCCGGGCAGTATAAGCGCCAGCTTTGGGATCACATCCTTGCAAGTCGGCGACAGCAGCCTCGATGACCTTATCGCTCGCGCCGACCGGGCGCTGTACCAATCCAAGCAGGGCGGCCGCAATCGTGTGACTGTGTGGCGAGACACAGGCTTCGCGCCGGAGCCTGCGCTCGTCTGA